From one Grus americana isolate bGruAme1 chromosome 32, bGruAme1.mat, whole genome shotgun sequence genomic stretch:
- the LOC129198277 gene encoding LOW QUALITY PROTEIN: class II histocompatibility antigen, M alpha chain-like (The sequence of the model RefSeq protein was modified relative to this genomic sequence to represent the inferred CDS: inserted 1 base in 1 codon; substituted 1 base at 1 genomic stop codon): MDSIPPRPLSTAAGVPVADVFPVRPLVLGEPNTLVCMAGNIFPPAVEISWQVGGVPVTQGVTHTHYTPAADLAFIRFSYLXGDVYTCMVTREGDNASVIDYXVPQTPDPSEVLETVLCGAVMALGILLGLLSISMILAARRSAHG, translated from the exons ATGGATTCTATCCCACCCCGTCCCCTCTCGACCGCTGCAGGCGTCCCGGTGGCCGACGTCTTCCCAGTGCGACCGCTGGTGTTGGGTGAACCCAACACGCTGGTGTGTATGGCGGGAAACATCTTCCCGCCGGCGGTGGAGATCAGTTGGCAGGTGGGCGGGGTCCCTGTCACCCAAGGGGTCACCCACACCCACTACACCCCCGCGGCCGACCTGGCCTTCATCCGCTTCTCCTACC CCGGTGATGTCTACACCTGCATGGTCACCCGTGAAGGGGACAACGCCTCCGTCATTGACTACTGAG TGCCCCAAACCCCCGACCCCTCCGAGGTGCTGGAGACGGTGCTGTGTGGCGCCGTCATGGCTCTGGGCATCCTCCTGGGGCTGCTCAGCATCTCCATGATCCTGGCGGCGCGCCGGAGCGCCCACG GTTGA